Proteins found in one Miscanthus floridulus cultivar M001 chromosome 4, ASM1932011v1, whole genome shotgun sequence genomic segment:
- the LOC136552812 gene encoding uncharacterized protein isoform X1 → MAMVGTDCLPRGSGIVTRRPLVLQLHQTENGSQEYAEFLHKPKPRFSDFGANLTLILFVCLCPLSTMDKNYHTRQLFVTFPISNSWKLVCVLYLSRLRFNARSQSSPNKKNTFKTFRAAAAPFDVETFRSPTPTPTPFVERRKPRCPYAPTPFAEGRRKLQCPYVAAWRRRSPAPTPFAEGRRKPRCLFAGPGEETLLPVATVGWPAGHNPGAAMNAQQATKLGRPGCIYGVADRRSDRPHLIVIAVILSWMKPCCPLLLPAEDHRWYFAMSMLGDTRDALSDITNIAGIYHTIS, encoded by the exons atGGCCATGGTTGGCACCGACTGTCTTCCCCGTGGATCGG GAATTGTCACGCGAAGGCCTTTAGTGCTACAGCTGCACCAGACAGAAAATGGATCTCAAGAGTACGCAGAGTTCTTACATAAGCCGAAACCAAGGTTTTCAGACTTTGGTGCGAACCTCACCCtaattttgtttgtttgtttgtgtcCTCTGTCCACTATGGATAAAAATTATCACACCAGACAACTCTTTGTGACCTTCCCAATTTCTAATTCATGGAAACTTGTTTGTGTCCTCTATCTGTCGCGACTACGATTTAACGCTCGGAGCCAATCATCACCGAATAAAAAAAACACGTTCAAAACCTTCCGGGCTGCCGCCGCGCCGTTCGACGTTGAAACATTTCgatcgcccacgcccacgcccacaccCTTCGTGGAgaggaggaagccgaggtgcccGTATGCGCCCACGCCCTTCGCGGAGGGGAGGAGGAAGCTGCAGTGCCCGTATGTCGCGGCGTGGCGCCGCCGATCGCCCGCGCCCACACCCTTCGCGGAGGGGAGGAGGAAGCCACGGTGCCTG TTTGCCGGACCTGGTGAGGAAACCCTGCTGCCTGTCGCTACTGTCGGCTGGCCGGCCGGCCATAATCCCGGCGCCGCGATGAACGCGCAGCAGGCCACTAAACTCGGGCGGCCCGGCTGCATCTACGGAGTAGCCGACAGAAGATCTGACCGGCCACATCTCATTGTCATCGCAG TTATCTTATCTTGGATGAAACCCTGCTGCCCGCTGCTACTACCAGCTGAAGATCATCGCTGGTACTTCGCAATGTCTATGCTCGGAGATACACGCGATGCGCTAAGCGATATCACCAACATCGCAG GGATTTATCACACAATAAGTTAG
- the LOC136552812 gene encoding uncharacterized protein isoform X3: MDKNYHTRQLFVTFPISNSWKLVCVLYLSRLRFNARSQSSPNKKNTFKTFRAAAAPFDVETFRSPTPTPTPFVERRKPRCPYAPTPFAEGRRKLQCPYVAAWRRRSPAPTPFAEGRRKPRCLFAGPGEETLLPVATVGWPAGHNPGAAMNAQQATKLGRPGCIYGVADRRSDRPHLIVIAVILSWMKPCCPLLLPAEDHRWYFAMSMLGDTRDALSDITNIAGIYHTIS; this comes from the exons ATGGATAAAAATTATCACACCAGACAACTCTTTGTGACCTTCCCAATTTCTAATTCATGGAAACTTGTTTGTGTCCTCTATCTGTCGCGACTACGATTTAACGCTCGGAGCCAATCATCACCGAATAAAAAAAACACGTTCAAAACCTTCCGGGCTGCCGCCGCGCCGTTCGACGTTGAAACATTTCgatcgcccacgcccacgcccacaccCTTCGTGGAgaggaggaagccgaggtgcccGTATGCGCCCACGCCCTTCGCGGAGGGGAGGAGGAAGCTGCAGTGCCCGTATGTCGCGGCGTGGCGCCGCCGATCGCCCGCGCCCACACCCTTCGCGGAGGGGAGGAGGAAGCCACGGTGCCTG TTTGCCGGACCTGGTGAGGAAACCCTGCTGCCTGTCGCTACTGTCGGCTGGCCGGCCGGCCATAATCCCGGCGCCGCGATGAACGCGCAGCAGGCCACTAAACTCGGGCGGCCCGGCTGCATCTACGGAGTAGCCGACAGAAGATCTGACCGGCCACATCTCATTGTCATCGCAG TTATCTTATCTTGGATGAAACCCTGCTGCCCGCTGCTACTACCAGCTGAAGATCATCGCTGGTACTTCGCAATGTCTATGCTCGGAGATACACGCGATGCGCTAAGCGATATCACCAACATCGCAG GGATTTATCACACAATAAGTTAG
- the LOC136552812 gene encoding uncharacterized protein isoform X2, which produces MAMVGTDCLPRGSGIVTRRPLVLQLHQTENGSQEYAEFLHKPKPRFSDFGANLTLILFVCLCPLSTMDKNYHTRQLFVTFPISNSWKLVCVLYLSRLRFNARSQSSPNKKNTFKTFRAAAAPFDVETFRSPTPTPTPFVERRKPRCPYAPTPFAEGRRKLQCPYVAAWRRRSPAPTPFAEGRRKPRCLFAGPGEETLLPVATVGWPAGHNPGAAMNAQQATKLGRPGCIYGVADRRSDRPHLIVIAAEDHRWYFAMSMLGDTRDALSDITNIAGIYHTIS; this is translated from the exons atGGCCATGGTTGGCACCGACTGTCTTCCCCGTGGATCGG GAATTGTCACGCGAAGGCCTTTAGTGCTACAGCTGCACCAGACAGAAAATGGATCTCAAGAGTACGCAGAGTTCTTACATAAGCCGAAACCAAGGTTTTCAGACTTTGGTGCGAACCTCACCCtaattttgtttgtttgtttgtgtcCTCTGTCCACTATGGATAAAAATTATCACACCAGACAACTCTTTGTGACCTTCCCAATTTCTAATTCATGGAAACTTGTTTGTGTCCTCTATCTGTCGCGACTACGATTTAACGCTCGGAGCCAATCATCACCGAATAAAAAAAACACGTTCAAAACCTTCCGGGCTGCCGCCGCGCCGTTCGACGTTGAAACATTTCgatcgcccacgcccacgcccacaccCTTCGTGGAgaggaggaagccgaggtgcccGTATGCGCCCACGCCCTTCGCGGAGGGGAGGAGGAAGCTGCAGTGCCCGTATGTCGCGGCGTGGCGCCGCCGATCGCCCGCGCCCACACCCTTCGCGGAGGGGAGGAGGAAGCCACGGTGCCTG TTTGCCGGACCTGGTGAGGAAACCCTGCTGCCTGTCGCTACTGTCGGCTGGCCGGCCGGCCATAATCCCGGCGCCGCGATGAACGCGCAGCAGGCCACTAAACTCGGGCGGCCCGGCTGCATCTACGGAGTAGCCGACAGAAGATCTGACCGGCCACATCTCATTGTCATCGCAG CTGAAGATCATCGCTGGTACTTCGCAATGTCTATGCTCGGAGATACACGCGATGCGCTAAGCGATATCACCAACATCGCAG GGATTTATCACACAATAAGTTAG